The following are encoded together in the Pedobacter sp. D749 genome:
- a CDS encoding LysE family transporter, giving the protein MLFLTFFIGIALNAMGYIPPGNINLTVAQLAINKGMRQVWYFILSFSCVEVFFTFGMMRFARWAMSDINPNEAVSEVRLSTLVDCFMIVMFLVMGTITWRNRKKVPKTSNKKEDKRSGSVLYGLILGVLNPVQIPFWLFFGNYVILHQWIQTDYLSLVIFSLGSGVGSSLALYVYAHFATYIQEKFALSSLIINKSIAIFLFALAAYLVVKQVIVIL; this is encoded by the coding sequence ATGCTTTTTCTAACGTTTTTCATCGGCATCGCTCTCAATGCCATGGGGTATATTCCCCCGGGCAACATCAATCTTACTGTTGCGCAGCTGGCCATTAACAAGGGTATGCGCCAGGTTTGGTATTTTATTCTATCCTTCTCCTGCGTAGAAGTGTTTTTTACTTTCGGGATGATGCGTTTTGCGAGATGGGCCATGAGCGATATCAATCCAAATGAGGCGGTAAGCGAGGTGCGGCTGAGCACTTTGGTAGATTGCTTTATGATTGTAATGTTTCTGGTAATGGGTACCATTACCTGGAGAAACCGAAAGAAAGTACCTAAAACAAGCAATAAAAAAGAGGATAAACGTAGCGGAAGTGTTTTGTACGGATTAATTCTGGGCGTTTTAAACCCTGTTCAGATTCCATTCTGGTTGTTTTTTGGCAATTACGTAATTTTACATCAATGGATCCAGACCGATTACCTTTCACTGGTAATATTTAGTCTAGGTTCGGGTGTAGGCTCGTCTTTGGCCCTTTATGTATATGCTCATTTTGCAACGTATATTCAGGAAAAATTTGCGCTAAGCAGTTTGATTATCAATAAATCTATAGCGATATTTTTGTTCGCACTGGCAGCCTATCTGGTTGTCAAACAGGTAATCGTTATTCTATAA
- a CDS encoding fatty acid desaturase, whose amino-acid sequence MKDKHIHVAADSQLLKAIYKRVSEEVVADQSVFMRIIILKFVVYFFLTLLTYLALYHIANPIGFVGCFVIYGFISLLFAFNFSHDFSHNTIFKSKRLNHICFVAIYTLVGAHAEAWKLRHVNSHHYAPNVEDYDSDLKISKLIRVVPGSKYYWFHAYQYLYAPLAYTSYSLFWIFIKDFVILFSDDGYGAKKNMRYYLSFVFQKFIYISLLLVLPMIFAIQPWYVVLTGFLMMHLSQSLFLLFTFFMTHHVEETQYPKADAQGYINASWLMNQIRSSNDMHPFSKTANFILGGFNNHIAHHLFPHYHHVYYPQISKILYEMLNESGITPNCTSYFGGIKSHLKLLKRMGEAAF is encoded by the coding sequence ATGAAAGATAAACATATTCATGTAGCGGCTGATAGTCAGTTGCTAAAAGCGATATACAAACGCGTTAGCGAAGAAGTGGTAGCTGATCAATCTGTATTTATGCGGATCATCATACTTAAATTCGTGGTGTATTTCTTCCTCACCTTATTGACCTATTTAGCTTTGTACCATATCGCTAACCCGATTGGTTTTGTGGGCTGCTTTGTGATCTATGGTTTTATCTCGCTGCTCTTTGCTTTTAATTTTTCACACGACTTTTCGCACAATACCATCTTTAAAAGCAAGCGACTTAACCACATTTGCTTTGTAGCTATTTATACATTGGTTGGAGCGCATGCTGAGGCCTGGAAACTGCGTCATGTTAATTCTCATCATTATGCGCCAAATGTAGAAGATTATGATTCAGACCTTAAAATATCGAAATTGATCCGCGTGGTTCCAGGCAGCAAATATTATTGGTTTCATGCGTACCAATACCTGTATGCGCCATTAGCTTATACAAGCTATTCGCTGTTCTGGATTTTTATTAAAGATTTTGTGATTCTATTTAGTGACGATGGTTATGGCGCCAAAAAGAACATGAGGTATTACCTGTCGTTTGTGTTCCAAAAATTTATCTATATCAGTTTGTTGCTTGTATTGCCTATGATATTTGCAATCCAGCCCTGGTACGTGGTGCTAACTGGTTTTTTAATGATGCACCTAAGCCAGTCGTTATTCTTGTTGTTTACCTTTTTTATGACTCATCATGTAGAGGAAACACAATATCCGAAAGCTGATGCGCAGGGTTATATTAATGCCTCCTGGTTAATGAACCAGATCAGGAGTTCAAACGACATGCATCCTTTCAGTAAAACGGCAAACTTTATTTTAGGCGGTTTTAATAACCACATTGCCCATCATTTATTTCCCCACTATCATCATGTGTATTATCCGCAGATCAGTAAAATATTGTACGAAATGTTAAACGAAAGTGGCATAACGCCTAATTGCACCAGTTATTTTGGGGGAATAAAATCTCATTTAAAGCTGTTGAAGAGAATGGGGGAGGCAGCGTTTTGA
- a CDS encoding MFS transporter, producing MNKNLLPLTLGGLGIGITEFVMMGLLPDISKSLTVTIPQAGHLISAYALGVVIGAPLLIMIAGKYPPKKILIALMVMFTVFNAFSAFAPTFNTLFIARLLSGLPHGAFFGVGSVVASRIAEKGKAAQAVSLMFMGLTIANIVGVPLGTFIGHNFSWRISFAVVVFVGLVTLLSLKLWLPALEATKNRDLKAELSFFKKREAWIIIFMISIGTGGLFTWYSYIAPLMTDVAGFSSNAVTYILMLAGLGMMFGNYIGGRLADKFSPAKASAALLLTMVVTLTIVHFVSASQPLALIMTFITGAVAFSLAAPIQMLMIQSAKGSEMLAASASQASFNIGNALGAFFGGLPLVYGYDYTSPAYVGAAMALVGAFFAFWLIKSNQGATEEVKVPVTSFH from the coding sequence ATGAACAAGAACTTACTTCCACTTACTTTAGGCGGTTTAGGCATTGGGATCACTGAATTTGTAATGATGGGCCTGTTGCCTGATATTTCAAAAAGTTTAACAGTAACCATTCCACAAGCCGGGCATTTAATCTCCGCTTATGCTTTGGGCGTAGTAATCGGTGCACCTTTATTAATTATGATTGCAGGCAAATATCCACCAAAAAAGATCTTGATCGCTTTGATGGTTATGTTTACCGTTTTTAACGCTTTCTCTGCCTTTGCCCCAACTTTTAATACTTTATTTATCGCCAGGTTGCTTTCGGGTTTACCTCATGGAGCTTTTTTCGGTGTCGGATCAGTAGTGGCCAGCAGAATTGCAGAGAAAGGGAAAGCCGCACAAGCCGTATCATTAATGTTTATGGGTTTAACCATTGCTAATATTGTAGGTGTACCATTGGGCACCTTTATCGGGCACAATTTCTCCTGGCGCATATCTTTTGCCGTGGTGGTATTTGTAGGTTTGGTAACCTTATTAAGTTTAAAATTGTGGTTACCTGCTTTAGAAGCCACAAAAAACCGCGATTTAAAAGCAGAATTAAGTTTCTTCAAAAAAAGAGAAGCATGGATCATCATTTTCATGATCTCGATCGGAACAGGCGGGTTATTTACCTGGTACAGTTATATCGCTCCGTTAATGACAGATGTTGCAGGCTTTTCGTCCAATGCTGTAACTTATATATTAATGCTGGCGGGTTTGGGCATGATGTTCGGCAATTACATTGGTGGACGTTTGGCTGATAAATTTTCCCCGGCAAAAGCATCTGCAGCATTACTGCTTACCATGGTGGTTACCTTAACTATTGTGCACTTCGTATCTGCAAGTCAGCCATTAGCTTTAATCATGACTTTTATTACCGGTGCGGTCGCTTTCTCGTTGGCTGCCCCTATACAGATGTTGATGATCCAGAGTGCCAAAGGCTCCGAAATGCTGGCAGCTTCTGCAAGTCAGGCGAGTTTTAATATTGGTAATGCTTTAGGCGCATTCTTTGGCGGACTTCCGTTAGTGTATGGCTACGATTACACCTCGCCAGCCTATGTTGGTGCTGCGATGGCTTTGGTTGGTGCGTTTTTTGCCTTCTGGCTGATTAAGAGCAATCAAGGTGCAACCGAAGAAGTTAAAGTACCAGTCACTTCTTTTCACTAA
- the uvrA gene encoding excinuclease ABC subunit UvrA, with the protein MSKKEAEKDPHKNIIIKGARVHNLKNIDVAIPKNKLVVVTGMSGSGKSSLAFDTLYAEGQRRYVESLSSYARQFMGRMNKPDVDYIKGIAPAIAIEQKVITSNPRSTVGTSTEIYDYLKLLFSRIGKTISPVSGKEVKKDSVSTVVDYVNAMPEDTTVTIFCPLYPHNNRTIKEELAILLQKGFLRVLINDKIEKIEAVLDDADFKDAELTDDKTVQILIDRIVTNQEEETLSRLADSAQTAFFEGKGDCYVEAQGKTKHFSDRFELDGIKFEEPTPNFFSFNNPYGACKRCEGYGNVIGIDEDLVIPDKSKSIYDNAIAPWRGEKMNVWLQNFIKAAPKFDFPIHRSYSALTEKEQQLLWTGNKYFAGLDAFFKELEEQTYKIQYRVMLSRYRGKTTCPDCKGSRLRKDASYVKIAEKSIIDVVLMPLSKALVFFNGLKLSVNDAKIAKRLLAEIDNRFLYLNNVGLGYLTLNRLSNTLSGGESQRINLATSLGSSLVGSIYVLDEPSIGLHPRDTNKLIEVLISLRNVGNTVIVVEHEEEMMRAADYIIDIGPEAGTHGGNLVFSGNYEEILKDKNSLTGRYLSGIEKIAIPDKRRKWKDHILIKGARENNLQNIDVKFPLGVFTAVSGVSGSGKTSLVKKILYPALQKAIGNYAGELTGAYDGIFGNYDLVSAVEMVDQNPIGRSSRSNPVTYVKAWDDIRALFSGLPAAKAAGLKPAAFSFNVEGGRCDVCQGEGEVKIEMQFMADIYLPCEACNGKRFKQQVLDITYKEKNVSEILDMTIDEAVDFFKDEQKILNKLNPLVDVGLGYVHLGQSSNTLSGGEAQRIKLASFLIKGNNANKTVFIFDEPTTGLHFHDIKKLLKALNTLIEQGNTILVIEHNMDMIKCADWVIDIGPEGGDGGGNVVFEGVPEELVKVENSYTGKYLASHLNLNP; encoded by the coding sequence ATGAGCAAAAAAGAGGCCGAAAAAGATCCGCATAAAAATATTATCATAAAAGGTGCCCGGGTGCACAACCTAAAAAACATTGATGTTGCCATTCCAAAAAATAAACTTGTGGTGGTAACGGGTATGTCTGGTTCGGGGAAATCTTCGCTTGCATTTGATACATTATATGCAGAGGGACAACGCCGATATGTAGAAAGTTTATCGTCTTACGCCCGTCAGTTTATGGGCAGGATGAATAAACCCGATGTTGATTATATTAAAGGTATTGCTCCGGCAATTGCCATCGAACAAAAGGTGATTACTTCCAACCCACGTTCTACCGTTGGTACCTCAACTGAAATTTACGATTACCTGAAACTGCTTTTCTCTCGGATAGGGAAAACCATTTCGCCTGTTTCAGGCAAAGAAGTAAAAAAGGACTCGGTGAGCACGGTGGTAGACTATGTAAATGCGATGCCTGAAGATACAACGGTCACTATTTTTTGTCCGTTATATCCGCATAACAACCGTACAATTAAAGAAGAACTGGCTATTTTATTACAGAAAGGATTCTTACGTGTCCTGATTAATGATAAAATAGAAAAGATAGAAGCTGTTTTAGACGATGCTGATTTTAAAGATGCGGAGCTTACAGATGATAAAACTGTTCAGATCCTGATCGATCGGATTGTAACCAACCAGGAAGAAGAAACATTAAGCAGACTGGCTGATTCGGCTCAAACCGCTTTTTTTGAAGGTAAAGGCGATTGTTATGTAGAAGCCCAGGGTAAAACGAAACATTTTAGCGATCGTTTTGAACTGGATGGAATTAAATTTGAAGAACCTACGCCAAACTTTTTCTCTTTCAACAACCCTTACGGCGCCTGTAAACGTTGCGAAGGTTATGGAAACGTAATCGGGATTGATGAAGATCTGGTTATTCCGGATAAGAGTAAAAGTATTTACGATAATGCCATTGCCCCATGGCGTGGTGAAAAAATGAACGTTTGGTTGCAAAACTTTATTAAAGCTGCCCCGAAATTCGATTTTCCTATTCACCGTTCATATAGCGCGCTTACTGAAAAAGAGCAGCAATTACTTTGGACGGGCAATAAATATTTTGCTGGTTTGGATGCTTTTTTCAAGGAACTGGAAGAGCAGACGTATAAAATCCAGTACCGGGTAATGTTATCCCGCTATCGTGGAAAAACCACTTGCCCTGATTGTAAAGGCTCGCGTTTGCGTAAGGATGCATCATATGTTAAAATTGCTGAAAAATCAATTATCGATGTGGTACTGATGCCGTTATCGAAAGCGCTGGTTTTCTTTAATGGCTTAAAATTAAGTGTGAACGACGCCAAAATTGCCAAACGTTTGCTCGCAGAGATTGATAACCGTTTCCTGTATTTAAATAATGTTGGTTTGGGTTACCTTACCTTAAACCGTTTATCAAATACCCTATCAGGAGGAGAATCGCAAAGGATTAACCTGGCAACTTCATTGGGAAGTAGCTTGGTGGGCTCCATTTACGTTTTGGATGAACCGAGCATTGGTTTGCATCCACGGGATACGAATAAACTGATCGAAGTATTGATTTCGCTCCGTAATGTAGGTAATACGGTTATTGTAGTGGAGCACGAAGAAGAAATGATGCGTGCGGCCGATTACATCATTGATATTGGTCCTGAGGCCGGTACACATGGAGGTAACCTGGTTTTCAGCGGTAATTACGAGGAGATTTTAAAAGATAAAAATAGTTTAACAGGCCGCTACCTGTCTGGCATAGAAAAAATTGCCATTCCGGATAAACGCCGTAAGTGGAAAGATCATATCCTGATTAAAGGAGCAAGAGAAAACAATCTTCAGAATATTGATGTGAAGTTTCCGCTGGGTGTTTTTACTGCAGTAAGTGGAGTTTCCGGATCGGGTAAAACCAGTTTGGTTAAAAAGATTTTGTACCCCGCTTTACAAAAAGCGATCGGGAATTATGCTGGTGAACTAACAGGTGCTTACGATGGCATTTTCGGTAATTACGATCTGGTAAGTGCTGTAGAAATGGTTGATCAGAACCCGATTGGCCGTTCCAGCCGTTCAAATCCAGTTACTTATGTAAAAGCCTGGGATGATATTCGTGCACTTTTTTCAGGCTTGCCAGCTGCAAAGGCTGCCGGACTGAAACCTGCTGCTTTCTCGTTTAACGTAGAAGGTGGCCGTTGCGATGTTTGTCAGGGTGAGGGTGAGGTGAAGATTGAAATGCAGTTCATGGCTGATATTTATCTGCCTTGTGAGGCTTGCAACGGCAAACGCTTTAAACAACAGGTGTTAGATATCACTTATAAAGAGAAAAATGTTTCGGAGATTTTGGACATGACCATAGATGAAGCAGTTGATTTCTTTAAGGATGAACAAAAAATCCTGAATAAATTAAATCCTTTGGTTGATGTAGGTTTAGGTTACGTGCATTTGGGGCAGTCATCAAATACCTTATCTGGCGGTGAAGCGCAGCGGATTAAACTGGCTTCGTTCCTGATTAAGGGCAATAATGCCAATAAAACGGTATTTATTTTTGATGAGCCAACCACTGGTTTGCACTTCCATGATATTAAAAAACTTTTGAAAGCATTAAATACACTAATTGAACAAGGGAATACCATTTTGGTTATCGAACACAATATGGATATGATTAAATGTGCCGACTGGGTAATCGATATTGGTCCTGAAGGAGGTGATGGCGGTGGTAATGTGGTATTTGAAGGGGTGCCTGAAGAACTGGTTAAAGTAGAAAATTCGTATACCGGAAAATATTTAGCATCGCATTTAAATTTAAATCCATAA
- a CDS encoding RNA polymerase sigma factor, translating to MNLQSYNDQDLVKVYITGNENGLQELLRRHKSKIYTSIYLLVKDQYLAEDIFQDAFIKVINTLRSGRYNEEGKFLPWVMRIAHNLVIDYFRKEKRTPIITSADGMDVFNMLQFYDESAEDKMLRDQTHKDLKAMIHLLPDEQKEVLLMRHYADLSFKEIADLTDVSINTALGRMRYALSNLRKMLKTKEMTYKG from the coding sequence ATGAATTTACAATCATATAATGATCAGGACCTGGTGAAGGTATATATTACCGGGAACGAGAATGGATTGCAGGAACTTCTTAGAAGACATAAAAGCAAAATTTATACCTCTATCTACTTATTGGTGAAAGACCAATATCTGGCAGAGGATATATTTCAGGATGCTTTTATAAAGGTAATCAATACCCTGCGATCGGGGAGATATAATGAAGAAGGCAAGTTTTTACCTTGGGTAATGCGCATTGCACATAACCTGGTTATTGATTACTTCCGAAAAGAAAAGAGAACACCAATCATCACCAGTGCTGATGGAATGGATGTATTCAATATGCTACAGTTTTATGATGAGAGCGCAGAAGATAAAATGCTTCGCGATCAAACCCATAAAGATTTAAAAGCAATGATCCATTTATTACCTGATGAACAGAAAGAAGTACTTCTTATGCGGCATTACGCAGATTTGAGCTTTAAAGAAATCGCAGATTTAACTGATGTCAGCATTAATACAGCCTTAGGCCGTATGCGTTATGCCCTTAGCAATTTACGTAAGATGCTTAAAACAAAAGAGATGACCTATAAAGGGTAG
- a CDS encoding M23 family metallopeptidase, whose amino-acid sequence MKTYRSLWWLFSIAFATGLLSCKTGSVNLFKAATPHEQYQKKLVNVGLDKTAMGAAWLNAAATSTQKALNINIPYKENGYFAADKIPATAYKFRATKGQKLNIKLNKTPSGAALIYIDVWYNTDQSQKLIASADTLNNPIVFDIDETGTYLIRLQPELLQNVSYELEITAGPSLAFPIKSKNTNSIKSYWGDGRDNDARKHEGVDIFGNFRTPVLAISEGTVTRVNENNLGGKVVWMRPKGKDYTLYYAHLDEQIAVEGQEVKIGDTLGLMGNTGNARTTPTHLHFGIYTFNGAVNPLPFIDPVTKTPAAITASSSKLNKTLRTLSAVKMFSSPQGKATVLATLNKGTIVQANAATGNYYKAELPDGSKGFIQSNSLVEIAEPLKKLKINLLQQKVYDKPDSLAAVKTTLKEGQTVKLLGTFGNYQLIANAGKEIGWIIIPRSMSPQNKKQ is encoded by the coding sequence ATGAAAACTTACCGGTCCTTGTGGTGGCTTTTTTCCATTGCTTTTGCAACGGGCTTACTTTCCTGTAAAACAGGATCTGTTAATCTGTTTAAGGCCGCTACTCCACATGAGCAATATCAAAAAAAGTTAGTGAATGTTGGCCTGGATAAAACGGCAATGGGTGCAGCATGGTTAAATGCTGCTGCTACGAGTACACAAAAAGCATTAAACATTAATATCCCTTATAAAGAAAACGGTTATTTTGCTGCGGATAAAATTCCGGCGACTGCTTATAAATTCAGAGCAACCAAAGGACAAAAATTGAATATTAAGCTAAATAAAACACCTTCGGGTGCTGCCTTGATTTATATTGACGTTTGGTATAACACAGATCAAAGCCAAAAACTTATTGCCTCTGCAGATACTTTAAATAATCCGATTGTTTTCGATATTGATGAAACGGGCACCTATCTGATCAGGCTGCAACCAGAACTGTTGCAGAATGTATCATATGAATTAGAAATTACCGCCGGCCCATCTCTTGCTTTTCCTATTAAATCAAAAAACACCAACAGTATAAAAAGCTATTGGGGAGATGGCAGGGATAATGATGCGAGAAAACATGAAGGTGTAGACATTTTTGGCAATTTCAGAACGCCAGTTCTGGCAATTTCGGAAGGAACGGTAACACGGGTAAACGAAAATAACCTGGGTGGAAAAGTGGTTTGGATGCGCCCGAAAGGTAAAGATTACACATTATATTATGCCCATTTGGATGAACAGATCGCGGTAGAAGGACAGGAAGTAAAAATTGGCGATACTTTGGGACTTATGGGCAACACCGGCAATGCCCGTACTACCCCTACTCATTTACATTTTGGTATTTATACCTTTAACGGTGCGGTAAATCCACTTCCTTTTATTGATCCCGTAACCAAAACCCCAGCTGCCATTACCGCTTCGAGCAGTAAGTTAAATAAAACCTTAAGAACCCTATCTGCCGTTAAAATGTTTTCTTCACCACAAGGTAAAGCAACTGTTTTAGCTACACTTAATAAAGGAACAATTGTACAGGCAAATGCTGCGACAGGAAATTATTACAAGGCAGAACTGCCAGATGGAAGCAAAGGTTTTATTCAAAGCAACAGCCTTGTAGAAATTGCTGAGCCTTTAAAAAAGCTTAAAATAAATTTACTCCAGCAAAAAGTTTACGATAAACCCGATAGTTTAGCAGCGGTTAAAACAACTTTAAAAGAAGGGCAAACCGTAAAGCTTCTAGGTACTTTTGGCAACTACCAACTCATTGCCAATGCCGGTAAAGAAATTGGCTGGATTATTATTCCCCGGTCTATGTCTCCACAGAACAAAAAACAATAG